The following coding sequences lie in one Oncorhynchus gorbuscha isolate QuinsamMale2020 ecotype Even-year linkage group LG10, OgorEven_v1.0, whole genome shotgun sequence genomic window:
- the abt1 gene encoding activator of basal transcription 1 yields the protein MNIEENKVNEDMADDDDEESGEMPKIENDDEELNDEELKVEAEGDPKEKKVPAGKTCLPGIVYLGHIPPRLRPKNMRSMLSLYGEIGRIFLQPEDRSVKRKKKKAGTKACSFTEGWVEFRDKRVAKRVAASLHNTPMGARKRSRFVSDLWNIKYLHRFQWCHLSERLAYEMTVLQQRLRTEISQAKRETNFYLANVEKSQNMDKLRKKRERKGEKIEEKTWNFTQRCTEDEIQMSRLRKQTMSKKNLLKAQDKARDIQQKSQSNVSLLAKIFNSSKARD from the exons ATGAACATCGAGGAGAATAAAGTGAATGAGGAtatggctgatgatgatgatgaagaatcTGGAGAAATGCCCAAGATTGAGAATGACGATGAAGAACTAAATGATGAGGAACTTAAAGTAGAGGCTGAAGGTGATCCCAAAGAGAAAAAGGTGCCAGCAGGCAAGACGTGTCTGCCAGGAATAGTGTATTTAGGTCATATACCACCAAGACTGAGACCCAAGAATATGCGCAGCATGCTGAGTCTGTATGGGGAGATTGGAAGGATATTCCTACAGCCTGAAG ACCGGTCTGTGAAGAGGAAGAAAAAGAAAGCTGGCACCAAGGCATGCAGTTTCACTGAGGGCTGGGTGGAGTTCAGGGACAAGAGAGTGGCCAAGAGAGTGGCAGCAAGCCTCCACAACACACCGATGGGCGCCCGGAAAAGGAGCCGCTTTGTCAGTGACCTCTGGAACATCAAG TACCTCCACAGGTTCCAGTGGTGTCACCTGAGTGAGCGACTGGCCTATGAGATGACTGTGCTCCAGCAGCGCCTCAGAACTGAGATCTCTCAGGCCAAACGAGAGACCAACTTCTACCTGGCCAATGTGGAGAAGAGCCAGAACATGGACAAactgaggaagaagagggagaggaagggcgAGAAGATAGAGGAGAAGACTTGGAACTTCACCCAGCGATGTACAGAGGATGAGATCCAGATGAGTCGCCTGCGTAAACAGACCATGTCCAAGAAGAACCTGCTGAAGGCCCAGGACAAGGCCAGGGACATACAACAGAAGTCCCAGTCCAACGTTTCTCTGCTGGCCAAGATCTTCAACAGCAGCAAAGCCAGGGACTGA